A stretch of the Uranotaenia lowii strain MFRU-FL chromosome 3, ASM2978415v1, whole genome shotgun sequence genome encodes the following:
- the LOC129757879 gene encoding mucolipin-3-like isoform X1, which yields MRSSSCSEVSDLEMSNYSSASSPASPPRPEQIGRSLAEELGHQESHTTNGSVNRSTAQNFDSNSNSTFGAPVSGGSSSRPTGQYKMNINNGGEDGVEEAPVLGSSRAALNEERLRRKLQFFFMNPIEKWQAKQRFPYKFVVQVIKIVLVTLQLCLFAHSRYTHVNYTWDNTITFSHLFLRGWDITMEVSTYPPETGPLSVYVIEDFFKTIDYAIDGYANLSEAIGPYSYPNEDNSMAPMQLCLYRYKDGTIFGFNESYVFNPEIDTLCLDMDSNVTQIGSRKYLHQKGIYINFSALVKAELTFAIKTVNFKAAGPITAPDCYQFDILIMFNNQDHDGQMTLRLEAEPTRLVCHGDVEFVKNSRIEDALRSVLNILVILICLASFALCARAIYRAQLLRVITCDFFKDNFGKDLSNDGKWEFINVWYIMIVCNDVLLVIGSALKEQIEQKHFIADDWNVCSLLLGIGNLLVWFGVLRYLGFFKTYNVVILTLKKAAPKILRFLLCALLIYAGFTFCGWLVLGPYHIKFRSLSTTSECLFSLINGDDMFATFTIMSEKSLMLWWFCRIYLYSFTSLYIYVVLSLFISVIMDAYDTIKKYYKEGFPLSDLRQFVGPYHPNDFTAGVFRDDDYECEYPSFGQVLRRTLCFWRSSQDRGPSGYTSLIPKNSNAP from the exons A TGAGGTCGTCTTCCTGTAGCGAAGTCAGCGATCTCGAGATGAGTAACTACTCGTCTGCTTCGTCGCCAGCATCGCCACCACGTCCGGAGCAAATTGGTAGGAGCCTGGCGGAGGAATTGGGCCACCAAGAAAGCCACACCACAAATGGCTCAGTAAATCGATCGACGGCACAGAATTTCGATTCCAACAGCAACAGTACTTTTGGGGCACCTGTTTCGGGAGGAAGCAGCAGCAGACCGACGGGTCAGTACAAAATGAACATCAACAATGGAGGAGAGGATGGGGTGGAAGAAGCACCAGTTTTGGGAAGCTCACGGGCGGCCTTGAACGAAGAGCGATTACGACGAAAGTTGCAATTTTTCTTCATGAATCCAATCGAAAAGTGGCAAGCCAAGCAGCGGTTTCCCTACAAGTTTGTCGTACAAGTGATAAAGATAGTTCTTGTGACGTTGCAGCTCTGTCTGTTTGCACATTCCCGATACACCCACGTGAACTACACTTGGGACAATACCATTACATTCTCGCATCTGTTTCTGCGTGGCTGGGACATCACGATGGAAGTCAGTACTTATCCGCCGGAAACGGGGCCACTTTCGGTGTACGTCatagaagattttttcaaaaccattgaCTATGCCATCGATGGATACGCGAACCTATCGGAAGCGATTGGACCCTACTCTTATCCCAATGAGGATAACTCGATGGCACCGATGCAGCTGTGCTTGTACCGATACAAAGACGGTACCATTTTCGGGTTCAACGAAAGCTACGTTTTCAATCCGGAAATCGACACCCTCTGTCTGGACATGGACAGCAACGTTACCCAGATTGGTAGTCGAAAGTACCTTCATCAAAAAGGTATCTACATAAATTTCTCAGCACTGGTCAAAGCTGAACTAACGTTTGCCATCAAAACCGTCAATTTTAAGGCGGCCGGACCAATCACGGCTCCCGATTGTTACCAGTTTGATATTCTCATCATGTTCAACAATCAGGATCACGACGGCCAAATGACTCTAAGGCTGGAAGCCGAACCAACCCGGCTTGTTTGCCACGGCGATGTcgaattcgtcaaaaattctcgaATTGAAGACGCCCTCCGAAGTGTCCTCAACATACTAGTCATCCTGATCTGTCTCGCGTCCTTTGCGCTTTGTGCCCGTGCCATTTACCGCGCCCAACTTCTACGGGTTATTACGTGTGATTTCTTCAAGGATAACTTTGGCAAAGATCTGTCCAACGATGGCAAGTGGGAGTTCATCAATGTGTGGTACATAATGATCGTCTGCAACGACGTGCTTCTCGTCATCGGTTCCGCCCTCAAGGAACAAATCGAACAGAAACATTTTATTGCCGATGACTGGAATGTATGCTCACTGCTCCTAGGAATCGGCAACCTACTGGTGTGGTTCGGAGTCCTACGATACCTGGGCTTCTTCAAAACCTACAACGTGGTCATCCTGACCCTCAAAAAAGCGGCCCCAAAAATCCTTCGATTCCTGCTCTGCGCCCTCCTCATCTATGCCGGTTTCACTTTCTGTGGCTGGCTAGTCCTAGGACCGTACCACATCAAATTTCGGTCCCTATCGACCACTTCCGAGTGTCTTTTCTCGCTCATCAACGGAGACGACATGTTTGCCACCTTCACCATCATGTCCGAGAAGTCCTTGATGCTCTGGTGGTTCTGCCGCATCTATCTGTACTCCTTCACCAGCCTCTACATCTACGTGGTCCTATCCCTATTCATCTCGGTCATCATGGATGCGTACGACACCATCAAAAAGTATTACAAGGAGGGCTTCCCGCTCTCGGATCTGCGTCAGTTCGTGGGTCCGTATCACCCCAACGACTTCACCGCCGGAGTATTCAGGGACGACGACTACGAATGCGAGTACCCCTCTTTCGGCCAGGTCCTCCGACGGACGCTCTGCTTCTGGCGATCCAGTCAGGATCGGGGACCCAGCGGCTACACTTCACTCATTCCCAAAAACTCGAACGCGCCCTAG
- the LOC129757879 gene encoding mucolipin-3-like isoform X2, with protein MSNYSSASSPASPPRPEQIGRSLAEELGHQESHTTNGSVNRSTAQNFDSNSNSTFGAPVSGGSSSRPTGQYKMNINNGGEDGVEEAPVLGSSRAALNEERLRRKLQFFFMNPIEKWQAKQRFPYKFVVQVIKIVLVTLQLCLFAHSRYTHVNYTWDNTITFSHLFLRGWDITMEVSTYPPETGPLSVYVIEDFFKTIDYAIDGYANLSEAIGPYSYPNEDNSMAPMQLCLYRYKDGTIFGFNESYVFNPEIDTLCLDMDSNVTQIGSRKYLHQKGIYINFSALVKAELTFAIKTVNFKAAGPITAPDCYQFDILIMFNNQDHDGQMTLRLEAEPTRLVCHGDVEFVKNSRIEDALRSVLNILVILICLASFALCARAIYRAQLLRVITCDFFKDNFGKDLSNDGKWEFINVWYIMIVCNDVLLVIGSALKEQIEQKHFIADDWNVCSLLLGIGNLLVWFGVLRYLGFFKTYNVVILTLKKAAPKILRFLLCALLIYAGFTFCGWLVLGPYHIKFRSLSTTSECLFSLINGDDMFATFTIMSEKSLMLWWFCRIYLYSFTSLYIYVVLSLFISVIMDAYDTIKKYYKEGFPLSDLRQFVGPYHPNDFTAGVFRDDDYECEYPSFGQVLRRTLCFWRSSQDRGPSGYTSLIPKNSNAP; from the coding sequence ATGAGTAACTACTCGTCTGCTTCGTCGCCAGCATCGCCACCACGTCCGGAGCAAATTGGTAGGAGCCTGGCGGAGGAATTGGGCCACCAAGAAAGCCACACCACAAATGGCTCAGTAAATCGATCGACGGCACAGAATTTCGATTCCAACAGCAACAGTACTTTTGGGGCACCTGTTTCGGGAGGAAGCAGCAGCAGACCGACGGGTCAGTACAAAATGAACATCAACAATGGAGGAGAGGATGGGGTGGAAGAAGCACCAGTTTTGGGAAGCTCACGGGCGGCCTTGAACGAAGAGCGATTACGACGAAAGTTGCAATTTTTCTTCATGAATCCAATCGAAAAGTGGCAAGCCAAGCAGCGGTTTCCCTACAAGTTTGTCGTACAAGTGATAAAGATAGTTCTTGTGACGTTGCAGCTCTGTCTGTTTGCACATTCCCGATACACCCACGTGAACTACACTTGGGACAATACCATTACATTCTCGCATCTGTTTCTGCGTGGCTGGGACATCACGATGGAAGTCAGTACTTATCCGCCGGAAACGGGGCCACTTTCGGTGTACGTCatagaagattttttcaaaaccattgaCTATGCCATCGATGGATACGCGAACCTATCGGAAGCGATTGGACCCTACTCTTATCCCAATGAGGATAACTCGATGGCACCGATGCAGCTGTGCTTGTACCGATACAAAGACGGTACCATTTTCGGGTTCAACGAAAGCTACGTTTTCAATCCGGAAATCGACACCCTCTGTCTGGACATGGACAGCAACGTTACCCAGATTGGTAGTCGAAAGTACCTTCATCAAAAAGGTATCTACATAAATTTCTCAGCACTGGTCAAAGCTGAACTAACGTTTGCCATCAAAACCGTCAATTTTAAGGCGGCCGGACCAATCACGGCTCCCGATTGTTACCAGTTTGATATTCTCATCATGTTCAACAATCAGGATCACGACGGCCAAATGACTCTAAGGCTGGAAGCCGAACCAACCCGGCTTGTTTGCCACGGCGATGTcgaattcgtcaaaaattctcgaATTGAAGACGCCCTCCGAAGTGTCCTCAACATACTAGTCATCCTGATCTGTCTCGCGTCCTTTGCGCTTTGTGCCCGTGCCATTTACCGCGCCCAACTTCTACGGGTTATTACGTGTGATTTCTTCAAGGATAACTTTGGCAAAGATCTGTCCAACGATGGCAAGTGGGAGTTCATCAATGTGTGGTACATAATGATCGTCTGCAACGACGTGCTTCTCGTCATCGGTTCCGCCCTCAAGGAACAAATCGAACAGAAACATTTTATTGCCGATGACTGGAATGTATGCTCACTGCTCCTAGGAATCGGCAACCTACTGGTGTGGTTCGGAGTCCTACGATACCTGGGCTTCTTCAAAACCTACAACGTGGTCATCCTGACCCTCAAAAAAGCGGCCCCAAAAATCCTTCGATTCCTGCTCTGCGCCCTCCTCATCTATGCCGGTTTCACTTTCTGTGGCTGGCTAGTCCTAGGACCGTACCACATCAAATTTCGGTCCCTATCGACCACTTCCGAGTGTCTTTTCTCGCTCATCAACGGAGACGACATGTTTGCCACCTTCACCATCATGTCCGAGAAGTCCTTGATGCTCTGGTGGTTCTGCCGCATCTATCTGTACTCCTTCACCAGCCTCTACATCTACGTGGTCCTATCCCTATTCATCTCGGTCATCATGGATGCGTACGACACCATCAAAAAGTATTACAAGGAGGGCTTCCCGCTCTCGGATCTGCGTCAGTTCGTGGGTCCGTATCACCCCAACGACTTCACCGCCGGAGTATTCAGGGACGACGACTACGAATGCGAGTACCCCTCTTTCGGCCAGGTCCTCCGACGGACGCTCTGCTTCTGGCGATCCAGTCAGGATCGGGGACCCAGCGGCTACACTTCACTCATTCCCAAAAACTCGAACGCGCCCTAG
- the LOC129757877 gene encoding tolloid-like protein 1 has translation MMVSLKVHRPWPSARIGVILTGFVLLTGVWGVQRKFSVDELLQVTFPMAISGDIDMDPCKSGGFMGDIALPNINYESEFHKQRLKEDELLQNNEDEINTELGKLNQMKTKKNTRSKKFRKHRTSKTRHDRGKDLLKSELGSPTTTSLDPAVSHSSNHHRKSFNQKTPLKVRRSHRRRKPKTHHRSTRAATAKKERIWDFGVIPYEIDGNFSGMHKALFKQAMRHWENYTCIKFVERDPLEHPNFIVFTERPCGCCSFVGKRGNGPQAISIGKNCDKFGIVVHELGHVVGFWHEHTRPDREDHVVIEKHNIMVGQEYNFNKLTDDEVNSLGQPYDYYSIMHYAKNTFSKGTYLDTILPVEIVGQKRPEIGQRLRLSEGDITQANLLYKCAKCGRTFQDHSGTFTSPNYNLKTVEPERCEWRITATHGEQIVLNITDLDVFKSENCRTDYLEIRDGYWYKSPLLGRFCGSGRNANLIISTGSRMLLTYVTSYRQVGMRGFAAHYEAICGGDIELGANGYRLESPNYPADYLPNKECIWRITAPEDYQVALKFQSFEVENHDSCAYDYVEVRDGDGPDSREIGIFCGYKIPPDMRSTSNTMFVKFVSDGSVQKAGFMATFMKEVDECEMNEHNCEHECINTLGGYECGCEIGYELHSDRKSCEKACGGVLSTRSGTILSPSFPKEYPTNKDCAWEVIAAPQHTITLNFTHFDLEGNTFYQSSECDYDAVTIYSRIGDEALKRHGTFCGSKIPPSITSESNILRLEFRSDKTVQKTGFAAVYFTDVDECAVNNGGCQHECKNTVGSYACSCRNGYTLHENGHDCKEGGCKYEISTALGQIQSPNYPDEYPSKKDCIWHLTTAPGHRIKITFNVFDVELHQECAYDHIVIYDGDSPDSHTLGRFCGAKLPHPISSTANQMYMVFNTDSSVQKRGFLATHTTVCGGHLTATSEINHIYSHVGYGMKTYDNGADCEWTIEAQNGLKVQLTFLTFELEEEKQCSYDFVEISSGFDDVSSGQQYGKYCGTSLPMDIISLSELVIIKFSSDDTYGFKGFSAAYVATSPPDDEFSTDEEGSESSEHNAPFPGSLRNIYVSPEEIEQIEEDDEEEANAEDEEDTNEFRRRHPHNRYNKKVQLGVRNEIHSSASSSSAVVVD, from the coding sequence atgaTGGTGTCCTTGAAAGTTCATCGGCCATGGCCAAGCGCAAGGATCGGTGTGATTTTAACGGGTTTCGTGCTATTGACTGGGGTCTGGGGAGTTCAACGTAAATTCAGCGTCGACGAGCTGTTACAAGTAACGTTCCCGATGGCCATCTCCGGTGACATCGACATGGATCCCTGCAAATCTGGAGGGTTCATGGGGGACATTGCACTGCCAAATATAAACTACGAAAGTGAGTTCCACAAGCAAAGACTGAAAGAAGATGAGCTACTTCAGAACAACGAAGATGAGATTAATACAGAGTTaggaaaattaaatcaaatgaaaacgaagAAAAATACTCGAAGCAAAAAGTTTCGGAAACACAGAACATCAAAAACTAGGCACGATCGCGGAAAAGATCTTTTAAAAAGCGAACTCGGAAGTCCAACAACTACTAGTCTGGATCCGGCAGTTTCACACAGTTCAAACCACCATCGAAAATCATTTAATCAAAAAACCCCTCTCAAAGTGCGCCGATCTCATCGAAGGAGAAAACCGAAAACGCACCATCGATCGACACGTGCAGCAACCGCCAAAAAAGAGCGAATCTGGGACTTTGGTGTGATCCCGTACGAAATCGATGGCAACTTCAGCGGAATGCACAAGGCCCTATTCAAGCAGGCGATGCGTCACTGGGAAAACTACACCTGTATCAAGTTTGTCGAACGGGATCCCCTGGAGCATCCGAACTTCATCGTCTTCACCGAACGGCCTTGTGGTTGCTGCTCGTTCGTAGGCAAACGCGGCAACGGACCGCAGGCGATCTCCATCGGGAAAAATTGCGACAAATTCGGCATCGTGGTGCACGAGCTGGGGCACGTTGTCGGTTTCTGGCACGAACACACCCGCCCAGATCGCGAGGATCACGTCGTGATCGAGAAGCACAACATCATGGTCGGTCAGGAGTACAACTTCAACAAGTTAACTGATGATGAGGTTAATTCTTTGGGGCAACCGTATGACTATTACTCCATAATGCACTACGCCAAGAATACTTTCTCCAAGGGAACCTATCTAGACACGATACTCCCAGTTGAAATAGTGGGTCAAAAGCGTCCGGAAATCGGTCAGCGATTGCGGTTGAGCGAGGGAGATATTACACAAGCTAACCTCTTGTACAAGTGTGCCAAATGCGGTAGGACCTTTCAAGACCATTCGGGAACTTTCACCTCTCCAAATTATAACCTGAAAACCGTTGAACCCGAGCGTTGTGAGTGGAGGATAACCGCTACCCATGGGGAGCAAATCGTGCTCAACATCACTGACCTGGATGTGTTCAAGTCTGAAAACTGTAGAACAGACTACCTGGAAATACGAGACGGTTACTGGTACAAATCTCCATTGTTGGGAAGATTCTGCGGCTCCGGAAGAAATGCCAATTTGATCATTTCCACCGGCAGTCGAATGTTGCTAACATATGTGACCAGCTATCGACAGGTTGGAATGCGAGGTTTCGCAGCCCATTACGAAGCTATTTGTGGAGGGGACATCGAGCTGGGTGCTAACGGCTATCGGTTGGAATCTCCAAACTACCCGGCCGATTACTTACCGAACAAAGAGTGCATCTGGAGGATTACGGCCCCGGAAGACTACCAGGTGGCGTTGAAGTTCCAGTCGTTTGAGGTTGAGAATCACGACAGCTGTGCGTACGATTACGTGGAAGTTCGTGACGGCGATGGACCGGATTCGAGGGAAATTGGAATCTTTTGCGGGTATAAAATCCCACCGGATATGCGATCGACTTCGAATACGATGTTCGTGAAGTTCGTTTCAGATGGTTCCGTACAAAAAGCTGGTTTCATGGCAACTTTTATGAAGGAAGTTGACGAATGCGAGATGAACGAACACAACTGTGAACACGAGTGTATTAATACATTAGGTGGATACGAGTGTGGTTGCGAAATCGGCTATGAACTTCACAGCGATCGCAAGTCCTGCGAAAAGGCTTGTGGTGGAGTTCTGTCTACCAGAAGTGGAACGATCTTGTCACCTTCGTTCCCCAAAGAGTATCCCACGAACAAAGATTGCGCATGGGAGGTCATCGCTGCCCCGCAACATACAATAACCTTGAACTTCACTCACTTCGATTTGGAAGGCAACACTTTCTACCAATCATCGGAGTGCGACTACGATGCCGTTACCATCTATTCCAGAATAGGCGATGAAGCGTTGAAGCGGCATGGAACCTTCTGTGGATCGAAAATACCTCCCTCGATCACTTCCGAAAGCAACATCTTAAGGCTGGAGTTCCGGTCGGATAAAACCGTTCAAAAGACAGGATTCGCTGCCGTCTACTTCACCGACGTCGACGAGTGTGCCGTCAATAACGGGGGATGTCAACACGAATGTAAAAACACCGTCGGCTCATACGCGTGTTCTTGCAGAAATGGCTATACACTACACGAAAACGGTCACGATTGTAAGGAAGGAGGATGTAAATATGAAATATCCACTGCTTTAGGACAAATTCAGAGTCCCAATTACCCCGATGAGTATCCTTCCAAGAAAGATTGCATTTGGCACCTGACAACAGCTCCGGGTCATCGCATAAAGATCACTTTCAACGTCTTCGATGTTGAACTACACCAGGAATGCGCCTATGATCACATCGTGATCTACGACGGAGACTCTCCGGACAGTCACACCCTGGGTCGATTCTGCGGCGCCAAACTACCGCACCCGATCTCCTCAACCGCCAACCAAATGTACATGGTCTTCAATACGGACTCCAGCGTCCAAAAGCGAGGCTTCCTCGCAACTCACACCACCGTTTGCGGCGGCCATCTCACGGCGACATCCGAAATCAACCACATCTATTCGCACGTCGGCTACGGAATGAAAACCTATGACAACGGCGCCGACTGCGAGTGGACCATCGAAGCGCAAAATGGCCTCAAGGTTCAGCTGACCTTCCTAACGTTCGAACTGGAAGAGGAGAAGCAGTGTTCGTACGATTTCGTTGAAATATCCAGCGGCTTCGACGACGTCAGCAGCGGTCAACAATATGGCAAGTACTGCGGCACCAGTCTCCCAATGGACATCATCTCCCTGAGCGAACTGGTCATCATTAAGTTCTCCTCCGACGATACTTACGGCTTCAAGGGCTTCTCGGCAGCTTACGTGGCCACCAGCCCACCGGACGACGAATTCTCCACCGACGAAGAGGGATCCGAAAGCAGCGAGCACAATGCCCCCTTCCCCGGGTCGCTCCGGAACATTTACGTCAGTCCGGAAGAGATCGAGCAGATCGAGGAGGACGACGAAGAAGAGGCAAACGCGGAAGACGAAGAGGACACGAACGAGTTCCGGAGGCGTCATCCTCACAATCGCTACAATAAAAAGGTGCAGCTGGGAGTACGCAACGAGATCCATTCCtcagcgtcgtcgtcgtcggcggTCGTCGTTGATTGA